The Amycolatopsis sp. 195334CR genome window below encodes:
- a CDS encoding ABC transporter ATP-binding protein, giving the protein MHDGSGRIVVQNLTKQFGPVTAVQNLSFVVEPGSVTGFLGPNGAGKTTTLRMLLGLVKPTQGTATINGRTHDQLGNPARVVGSVLENEGFHPKRTARNHLLVYAAAIGVPDQRADEVLGLVGLSSAAHRKAGDFSLGMRQRLALATALLGDPQVLVLDEPANGLDPEGIAWLRTFLRSYAKGGRTVLVSSHLLAEVEQTIDQVVIISRGQTMYHGRVDQLRGSQQARVVVLPSDLNKLGTALQEAGVADVQAMPDGWLTVAGATARQVGDLALAQGVAIYGLREETADLEKLFFQLTAGQFSAQQPPPGWGPPPQQQQQQQYWGGQR; this is encoded by the coding sequence ATGCACGACGGCAGTGGCCGGATCGTGGTGCAGAACCTCACCAAGCAGTTCGGACCGGTGACCGCGGTGCAGAACCTGAGCTTCGTGGTGGAGCCGGGTTCGGTGACCGGCTTCCTCGGCCCGAACGGGGCGGGCAAGACCACCACCCTGCGCATGCTGCTCGGGCTGGTCAAACCGACGCAGGGCACGGCGACCATCAACGGCCGCACGCACGACCAGCTGGGCAACCCGGCCAGGGTGGTCGGCTCGGTGCTGGAGAACGAGGGCTTCCACCCCAAGCGCACCGCCCGCAACCACCTGCTGGTCTACGCCGCCGCGATCGGCGTGCCGGACCAGCGCGCGGACGAGGTGCTCGGCCTGGTCGGGCTGAGCTCGGCGGCGCACCGGAAGGCGGGCGACTTCTCGCTCGGCATGCGCCAGCGGCTGGCACTGGCCACCGCGCTGCTCGGCGATCCGCAGGTGCTGGTGCTCGACGAACCCGCCAACGGGCTGGACCCCGAGGGCATCGCCTGGCTGCGCACCTTCCTGCGGTCCTACGCCAAGGGCGGGCGCACGGTGCTGGTCTCCAGCCACCTGCTCGCCGAGGTCGAGCAGACCATCGACCAGGTGGTCATCATCAGCCGCGGGCAGACGATGTACCACGGCCGGGTCGACCAGCTGCGCGGTTCGCAGCAGGCCCGCGTGGTCGTGCTGCCCTCGGACCTGAACAAGCTGGGCACGGCGTTGCAGGAGGCGGGCGTCGCGGACGTGCAGGCGATGCCGGACGGCTGGCTGACCGTGGCGGGCGCGACCGCGCGGCAGGTCGGCGACCTGGCGCTGGCGCAGGGCGTGGCGATCTACGGGTTGCGCGAGGAGACCGCGGACCTGGAGAAGCTGTTCTTCCAGCTGACCGCGGGCCAGTTCAGCGCGCAGCAACCACCGCCGGGCTGGGGCCCGCCGCCCCAGCAGCAACAGCAGCAGCAGTACTGGGGAGGGCAGCGCTGA
- a CDS encoding DUF4291 domain-containing protein yields MRDIPYREIRALHDDRTVRVYQAYSPAIAEPALAAGTFVPPFKRERMTWIKPSFLWMAYRCGWASKPGQERVLALDLTQEGFAWALGHSALSHFDPDFHPDRETWAAQVQTTPVRIQWDPERGLHHQPLPHRSIQIGLRGEAVGRYVDDWITAITDVTATMKEIGSLVADRELERARALLPDERPYTGILPDSFSASAK; encoded by the coding sequence ATGAGAGACATTCCGTACCGAGAAATCCGGGCCCTTCACGACGACCGCACGGTCCGCGTCTACCAGGCCTACTCCCCCGCCATCGCGGAGCCGGCGCTCGCGGCGGGCACCTTCGTGCCGCCCTTCAAGCGCGAGCGCATGACCTGGATCAAACCGTCCTTTCTCTGGATGGCCTACCGCTGCGGCTGGGCGAGCAAGCCCGGGCAGGAGCGCGTACTCGCGCTCGACCTCACCCAGGAGGGCTTTGCCTGGGCGCTCGGCCATTCCGCCCTGAGCCACTTCGACCCCGACTTCCACCCCGACCGCGAAACCTGGGCCGCCCAGGTCCAGACCACGCCGGTCCGCATCCAGTGGGATCCCGAGCGCGGGCTCCACCACCAGCCGCTGCCCCACCGGTCCATCCAAATAGGACTCCGAGGTGAAGCCGTCGGCCGTTACGTGGACGACTGGATCACCGCGATCACCGACGTCACGGCGACCATGAAGGAGATCGGCAGCCTGGTCGCCGACCGCGAACTGGAGCGCGCGCGGGCACTGCTCCCGGACGAGCGCCCCTACACCGGCATCCTGCCGGACAGCTTCTCCGCCTCGGCCAAGTAG
- a CDS encoding zinc-binding dehydrogenase gives MRAVWLGEFGGPEVLVAGEAPEPVAGPGEVLIDVEFANVTYVETQFRRTGFGPFGSELPVIPGNGVGGLVDGKRVVSSLRGSGGYAERAVAPAGNVLEVPAELDLAEAVALLADGRTALMLSRAAALRPGERVLVEAAAGGVGSLLVQLAKNAGAEVVAAAGGPEKLALAKELGADVAVDYRVPGWAPPVDVVFDGVGGEIGRAAFEAVRPGGRMFVFGQAGGEAAELGDAAERRVRVERGPLAKPEEMPELSRRALAEAAAGRLRPVIGQRFPLDRAADAHAAIESRATLGKTLLEVR, from the coding sequence ATGCGAGCGGTGTGGCTGGGGGAGTTCGGCGGGCCCGAGGTGCTCGTCGCGGGGGAGGCACCGGAGCCGGTGGCCGGACCGGGTGAAGTGCTGATCGACGTCGAGTTCGCCAACGTGACCTACGTCGAGACGCAGTTCCGGCGCACCGGCTTCGGGCCGTTCGGCTCGGAGCTGCCGGTGATCCCGGGCAACGGGGTCGGCGGGCTGGTGGACGGCAAGCGCGTGGTGAGCAGCCTGCGGGGGAGCGGCGGGTACGCCGAGCGGGCGGTCGCGCCGGCGGGGAACGTGCTCGAGGTCCCGGCGGAGCTGGACCTGGCGGAGGCGGTGGCGCTGCTCGCGGACGGGCGGACCGCGCTGATGCTGAGCCGGGCCGCGGCGCTGCGACCGGGGGAACGCGTGCTGGTCGAGGCGGCCGCCGGTGGGGTGGGCAGCCTCCTCGTCCAGCTCGCCAAGAATGCCGGTGCCGAGGTGGTCGCGGCGGCGGGCGGGCCGGAGAAGCTGGCGCTGGCGAAGGAACTCGGTGCCGACGTGGCCGTCGACTACCGCGTGCCCGGCTGGGCGCCACCGGTGGACGTGGTGTTCGACGGTGTCGGCGGGGAGATCGGCCGGGCCGCCTTCGAGGCGGTGCGCCCGGGCGGGCGGATGTTCGTCTTCGGGCAGGCCGGCGGGGAAGCCGCCGAGCTCGGGGACGCGGCGGAGCGGCGGGTCCGGGTGGAACGCGGTCCGCTGGCGAAACCGGAGGAGATGCCGGAGCTGTCCCGCCGTGCACTGGCCGAGGCGGCCGCCGGGCGGCTGCGGCCGGTGATCGGGCAGCGCTTCCCGCTCGACCGCGCGGCGGACGCGCACGCCGCCATCGAAAGCCGGGCCACGCTCGGCAAAACCCTGCTGGAGGTCCGGTGA
- the ald gene encoding alanine dehydrogenase has product MRIAVPREIKTHEYRVALTPAGVHELTRHGHDVFVEADAGLGSAITDEEYLSAGAKIVASADDTWAEGDLVLKVKEPIAEEYHRLRADQTLFTYLHLAADQSLTEALLKAGTTAVAYETVQTPNGALPLLAPMSEVAGRLAPQVGAYAMMKPSGGRGVLPGGIPGVHPARVVVIGGGVAGLNAARVALGLGSDVEILDTNVDRLRQIDNDFGGRIRTVTSNAFSVEQAVLEADLVIGAVLVPGAKAPKLVSNDLVSRMKPGSVLVDIAIDQGGCFADSRPTTHNEPTYQVHDSVFYCVANMPGAVPRTSTYGLTNVTLPYAVALADQGWQAALRADASLAKGLNTHAGQLTNEPVAVAHGLPHTPLSQVV; this is encoded by the coding sequence GTGCGGATCGCCGTCCCCCGTGAGATCAAGACCCACGAGTACCGGGTCGCCCTCACCCCGGCCGGGGTGCACGAGCTGACCCGCCACGGTCACGACGTGTTCGTCGAGGCCGACGCCGGGCTCGGCTCGGCGATCACCGACGAGGAGTACCTGTCGGCCGGCGCGAAGATCGTCGCCAGCGCCGACGACACCTGGGCCGAGGGCGACCTCGTGCTCAAGGTCAAGGAGCCGATCGCCGAGGAGTACCACCGGCTGCGGGCCGACCAGACCCTGTTCACCTACCTGCACCTGGCCGCCGACCAGTCGCTGACCGAGGCGCTGCTGAAGGCGGGCACCACCGCCGTCGCGTACGAGACCGTGCAGACCCCGAACGGCGCGCTGCCGCTGCTCGCGCCGATGTCGGAGGTCGCCGGACGCCTCGCCCCGCAGGTCGGTGCCTACGCGATGATGAAGCCGAGCGGTGGCCGCGGCGTGCTGCCCGGCGGCATCCCCGGGGTGCACCCGGCGCGCGTGGTGGTCATCGGCGGCGGGGTGGCCGGGCTCAACGCCGCGCGGGTCGCCCTCGGCCTCGGCTCGGACGTGGAGATCCTGGACACCAACGTCGACCGCCTGCGGCAGATCGACAACGACTTCGGCGGCCGCATCCGGACGGTCACCTCGAACGCCTTCTCCGTGGAGCAGGCCGTGCTGGAGGCCGACCTGGTGATCGGCGCGGTGCTGGTCCCCGGCGCGAAGGCGCCGAAGCTGGTCTCCAACGACCTGGTGTCGCGGATGAAGCCGGGCAGCGTGCTCGTCGACATCGCGATCGACCAGGGCGGCTGCTTCGCCGACTCGCGCCCCACCACCCACAACGAGCCGACCTACCAGGTGCACGACTCGGTGTTCTACTGCGTGGCGAACATGCCCGGCGCGGTGCCGCGCACCTCGACCTACGGGCTGACCAACGTGACCCTGCCGTACGCGGTGGCGCTGGCCGACCAGGGCTGGCAGGCCGCCCTGCGCGCGGACGCGAGCCTGGCGAAGGGCCTGAACACGCACGCCGGCCAGCTGACGAACGAGCCGGTGGCCGTCGCGCACGGACTCCCCCACACCCCGCTGTCACAGGTCGTGTGA
- a CDS encoding MFS transporter has protein sequence MTQLSPAGQSTSHPRRWVILAVLCLALLVVLLDNTVLNVAIPAITDSLGATTAEIQWTINAYSLVLAGLLLTTGSLADRFGRKRALLLGLVLFTGGSAIAALAQTPLQLILARGGMGIGAALLMPSTLAVLMQIFDEKERPKAIAAWSAVASLGFALGPVIGGTLLDHYWWGSVFVLNLPVGAIAITAIALLVPESKAPTSRRADVPGVLLSVVMSVGVVYGIISVPEHGWTSGQVLVPLAAGLAAGAGFIAWERRAAEPMLDLALFRSPRFTGAVASNALVAFAMGGSLFLFTQYLQFVLGYSPLEAGFRVMPLALSVLVVTPFSPRISARIGVPATIASGLTVVGAGLLALSFVTTDSGYGPTLLGLVLVGAGVGVAMPTSANALMGAIPRERAGIASGLTSTLQELGTSLGVAILGSVVAARFAAELPSFLPEGVERSVGLALQATGGVPEVVRDVRDAFVSGISTSLLCGAVAAVAAGALAWVLLRREGADRVNG, from the coding sequence ATGACGCAACTGTCGCCGGCCGGCCAGAGCACGTCGCACCCGCGCCGCTGGGTGATCCTCGCCGTGCTCTGCCTGGCCCTGCTGGTGGTGTTGCTGGACAACACCGTGCTCAACGTGGCCATCCCGGCCATCACCGATTCGCTCGGCGCCACCACCGCCGAGATCCAGTGGACGATCAACGCCTACTCGCTGGTGCTGGCCGGACTGCTGCTCACCACCGGTTCGCTCGCCGACCGCTTCGGCCGCAAGCGCGCGCTGCTGCTCGGCCTGGTGCTGTTCACCGGCGGTTCGGCGATCGCCGCGCTGGCCCAGACCCCGCTCCAGCTGATCCTGGCCCGCGGTGGCATGGGCATCGGGGCGGCGTTGCTGATGCCGAGCACGCTCGCCGTGCTGATGCAGATCTTCGACGAGAAGGAACGCCCGAAGGCGATCGCGGCCTGGTCCGCGGTGGCCTCGCTGGGTTTCGCGCTCGGCCCGGTGATCGGCGGCACGCTGCTGGACCACTACTGGTGGGGCTCGGTCTTCGTGCTCAACCTGCCGGTCGGCGCGATCGCCATCACCGCCATCGCGCTGCTGGTGCCGGAGTCGAAGGCACCCACGAGCCGTCGCGCCGACGTGCCGGGCGTGCTGTTGTCCGTGGTGATGAGCGTGGGCGTGGTCTACGGCATCATCTCGGTGCCCGAGCACGGCTGGACCTCGGGCCAGGTGCTGGTCCCGCTGGCGGCCGGACTGGCCGCCGGGGCCGGTTTCATCGCCTGGGAACGCCGTGCCGCCGAGCCGATGCTGGACCTGGCGCTGTTCCGGAGCCCGCGGTTCACCGGCGCGGTCGCCAGCAACGCGCTGGTCGCCTTCGCCATGGGCGGTTCGCTGTTCCTGTTCACCCAGTACCTGCAGTTCGTGCTCGGGTACTCGCCGCTGGAGGCGGGGTTCCGGGTGATGCCGCTGGCGCTCAGCGTGCTGGTGGTGACCCCGTTCAGCCCGAGGATCAGCGCGCGGATCGGCGTTCCGGCGACCATCGCGTCCGGGCTGACCGTGGTCGGCGCCGGGTTGCTGGCGCTCAGCTTCGTCACCACCGACAGCGGCTACGGGCCGACGCTGCTCGGCCTGGTGCTGGTCGGCGCCGGGGTCGGGGTCGCCATGCCCACCTCGGCGAACGCGCTGATGGGCGCGATCCCGCGGGAACGCGCCGGGATCGCCTCCGGGCTGACCTCGACGCTGCAGGAACTGGGCACCTCGCTGGGCGTGGCGATCCTCGGCAGCGTGGTGGCCGCGCGGTTCGCCGCCGAACTGCCGTCGTTCCTGCCGGAGGGGGTGGAGCGGTCGGTCGGCCTCGCGCTCCAGGCCACGGGCGGCGTGCCCGAGGTGGTGCGTGACGTGCGGGACGCGTTTGTCTCCGGCATCTCGACGAGCCTGCTCTGCGGTGCGGTGGCCGCGGTCGCGGCGGGTGCGCTCGCCTGGGTCCTCCTGCGCCGGGAGGGCGCCGATAGGGTGAATGGGTGA
- a CDS encoding ABC transporter ATP-binding protein: MTTAPPRPRSPRTEAPAEAPSTGRTGWIRRLAAACWRHRALVVLSLGAAVLGVGLQAVGPLVVRSAVDDAVAGETARLGLLAGFLIGLQALSFGTAFLRRYVGGRLALDVQHDLRQAVFGAVSRLDGGKQDSLRTGQIASRAITDLQLVVSILMQVPLSAGSVIFALLALGAMLWMSPLLTVIALVVAPAVAIVVALSRKRLFPATWSAQQRAADLAQHVEETVTGVRVVKGFGQEAREVARLERTARKLFGERLRAARLSSLPAATTAALPAAGQVAVLGVGGVLALNGQVSLGTFLAFATYVSALIGPARMLSSLIVQAQLTRAGAERVYELIDAQPEVVEKPDARPLPSGPLEIRFDDVRFGYTRAEPVLDGLSLHARPGETLALVGTAGSGKSTISLLLPRFYDVHAGSVHIGQEDVRDLRLAELRQAIGVVFEEAFLFSSSVRDNIAYGKPDATEEEVVAAAKAAEAHEFIQALPDGYDTLVGERGLTLSGGQRQRLGLARALITDPRVLLLDDATSAVDTVTEAAIHETLRSVTAGRTTLLVAHRRSTLALADRIAVLDAGHVVDVGTAEELEERCQLFRELVAGPGEDVEAVHHCSPLRRDERGITPELWPEDEPEDEIARLADAAGQRTTTPSPRALSGPRGSGSLDLPPTEELIEGVRKLPPVRDEPSLDGMDVTAPDPRFRLAAMLRPVRWLLAGVVALVAADAAASIALPALYQQGVDRGVVAGSATAIWVVAGIGALVIAVNWLVIAAQTRLTARSGETVLYALRVRSYAHLQRLGLDYYERELSGKIMTRMTTDVDALSTFLQTGLATAVVSALTLVGISVALLVIDVSLALYALAVLPVLLVATVIFRRLASAAYTEARERVSVVNADMQENVTGIRVAQAYTREERSAESFASKSDAYRRSRLRAQRYIATYFPLVTMLSGTAEAVVLVAGANRVAEGTLSAGVLLAFLLYLGQFFSPIQQLSSVFDGYQQAKVGLKRIGDLLRTPTSVPAAANPRPAPARLRGEVTFDAVDFAYAGTDTQALSEVSLDVRAGETIALVGATGAGKSTAVKLVARFYDVTDGVVRIDGVDVREYDLTSLRGRMGVVPQEAHLFSGTVADNVRYGRPSATDAEVEAAVRAVGALDGVAALPQGFRQPVGERGRSLSAGQRQLVALARAELVDPDILLLDEATAALDPSTEAAVLAATDQIARRRTTFVVAHRLATAARADRIAVLAHGRIVETGPHHELLTNSGPYSRLWELSK, from the coding sequence GTGACCACTGCCCCACCCCGTCCTCGCAGTCCTCGCACCGAGGCGCCCGCGGAAGCCCCGTCCACCGGCCGGACCGGCTGGATCCGGCGGCTCGCCGCGGCCTGCTGGCGCCACCGCGCGCTGGTGGTGCTGTCGCTGGGCGCCGCCGTGCTGGGCGTCGGGTTGCAGGCGGTCGGGCCGCTGGTGGTGCGGTCCGCGGTGGACGACGCGGTGGCGGGCGAAACCGCGCGGCTCGGCCTGCTGGCGGGGTTCCTGATCGGGTTGCAGGCGCTCAGCTTCGGGACCGCCTTCCTGCGCCGGTACGTCGGCGGGCGGCTCGCCCTCGACGTGCAGCACGACCTGCGCCAGGCCGTGTTCGGCGCGGTGTCGCGGTTGGACGGCGGCAAGCAGGACTCCCTGCGCACCGGGCAGATCGCCTCGCGCGCGATCACCGATCTGCAGCTGGTGGTCAGCATCCTGATGCAGGTCCCGCTGTCCGCCGGTTCGGTGATCTTCGCCCTGCTCGCGCTCGGCGCGATGCTGTGGATGTCGCCGCTGCTCACGGTGATCGCGCTGGTGGTGGCGCCGGCCGTGGCGATCGTGGTGGCGTTGAGCCGGAAGCGGTTGTTCCCGGCGACGTGGTCCGCGCAGCAGCGCGCGGCCGATCTCGCGCAGCACGTCGAGGAGACGGTCACCGGGGTCCGCGTGGTCAAGGGCTTCGGCCAGGAGGCGCGCGAGGTCGCCCGGCTGGAACGCACCGCGCGGAAGCTCTTCGGCGAGCGCCTGCGGGCGGCCCGGCTGTCCTCACTCCCGGCCGCCACCACCGCCGCGCTGCCCGCCGCCGGGCAGGTCGCGGTGCTCGGCGTCGGTGGCGTGCTGGCGCTCAACGGGCAGGTCAGCCTCGGCACGTTCCTCGCCTTCGCCACCTACGTCTCGGCGTTGATCGGTCCCGCGCGGATGCTGTCCAGCCTGATCGTGCAGGCCCAGCTGACCCGCGCGGGCGCGGAACGGGTGTACGAGCTGATCGACGCGCAGCCCGAGGTGGTCGAGAAGCCGGACGCGCGGCCGTTGCCGTCCGGTCCGCTGGAGATCCGGTTCGACGACGTCCGCTTCGGCTACACCCGTGCGGAACCGGTGCTCGACGGGCTGTCGCTGCACGCGAGACCGGGCGAGACGCTGGCGCTGGTGGGTACCGCGGGGTCCGGCAAGTCGACCATCTCGCTGCTGCTGCCGCGGTTCTACGACGTGCACGCCGGGTCTGTCCACATCGGACAGGAGGACGTCCGTGACCTCCGGCTCGCCGAGCTGCGGCAGGCCATCGGCGTGGTGTTCGAGGAGGCGTTCCTGTTCTCCTCGTCGGTGCGCGACAACATCGCCTACGGCAAGCCGGACGCGACCGAGGAGGAGGTCGTCGCGGCGGCGAAGGCGGCCGAAGCGCACGAGTTCATCCAAGCGCTGCCGGACGGGTACGACACCCTCGTCGGCGAGCGCGGGCTGACGCTGTCCGGCGGGCAGCGGCAACGACTGGGCCTGGCCCGCGCGCTGATCACCGATCCACGCGTACTGCTGCTGGACGACGCCACGTCCGCGGTGGACACGGTCACCGAGGCGGCGATCCACGAGACCCTGCGCTCGGTCACCGCCGGGCGCACCACGCTGCTCGTCGCGCACCGGCGTTCGACGCTGGCGCTGGCCGACCGGATCGCCGTGCTGGACGCGGGGCACGTGGTCGACGTCGGGACCGCCGAGGAGTTGGAGGAGCGCTGCCAGCTGTTCCGCGAGCTGGTCGCCGGGCCCGGTGAGGACGTCGAAGCGGTGCACCACTGCTCGCCGCTGCGGCGCGACGAGCGCGGGATCACCCCGGAACTCTGGCCGGAGGACGAACCCGAGGACGAGATCGCCCGGCTGGCCGACGCCGCCGGACAGCGCACGACCACGCCGAGCCCGCGGGCGCTGAGCGGACCGCGCGGCAGCGGCTCGCTCGACCTGCCGCCGACCGAGGAACTGATCGAGGGCGTGCGGAAGCTGCCGCCGGTGCGCGACGAGCCGTCGCTGGACGGGATGGACGTGACCGCGCCGGATCCGCGGTTCCGGCTGGCCGCGATGCTGCGGCCGGTGCGCTGGCTGCTGGCCGGGGTGGTCGCGCTGGTGGCGGCGGACGCGGCGGCCAGCATCGCGCTGCCCGCGTTGTACCAGCAGGGGGTCGACCGCGGGGTGGTCGCCGGTTCGGCGACCGCGATCTGGGTGGTCGCCGGGATCGGTGCGCTGGTGATCGCGGTGAACTGGCTGGTGATCGCCGCGCAGACCAGGCTCACCGCGCGCAGCGGCGAGACCGTGTTGTACGCGCTGCGGGTCCGCAGCTACGCGCACCTGCAACGGCTCGGGCTCGACTACTACGAGCGCGAGCTGTCCGGGAAGATCATGACCCGGATGACCACGGACGTGGACGCGTTGTCCACGTTCCTGCAGACCGGACTGGCCACCGCGGTGGTCAGCGCGCTGACCCTGGTCGGTATTTCGGTGGCACTGCTGGTGATCGACGTTTCGCTGGCGCTGTACGCGCTCGCCGTGCTGCCGGTGTTGCTGGTGGCCACGGTGATCTTCCGGCGGCTGGCTTCGGCGGCGTACACCGAGGCACGCGAGCGGGTCAGCGTGGTCAACGCGGACATGCAGGAGAACGTCACCGGGATCCGGGTGGCGCAGGCGTACACCCGCGAGGAGCGCTCGGCGGAGTCGTTCGCCTCCAAGAGCGACGCGTACCGCCGGTCGCGGTTGCGGGCGCAGCGGTACATCGCCACGTACTTCCCGCTGGTGACCATGTTGTCCGGTACCGCGGAGGCGGTGGTGCTGGTGGCCGGGGCGAACCGGGTGGCGGAAGGGACGCTGTCGGCCGGGGTGCTGCTGGCGTTCCTGTTGTACCTGGGGCAGTTCTTCTCGCCGATCCAGCAGCTCTCGTCGGTGTTCGACGGGTACCAGCAGGCGAAGGTGGGGCTGAAGCGGATCGGCGACCTACTGCGCACCCCGACTTCGGTGCCCGCCGCGGCGAACCCACGACCGGCCCCCGCGCGCCTTCGGGGCGAAGTGACCTTCGACGCGGTCGATTTCGCTTACGCGGGAACGGACACCCAGGCGCTCTCGGAGGTGTCGCTGGACGTGCGGGCGGGCGAGACGATCGCGCTGGTGGGTGCCACGGGCGCGGGCAAGTCGACCGCGGTGAAGCTGGTCGCGCGGTTCTACGACGTGACCGACGGGGTGGTGCGCATCGACGGGGTCGATGTGCGGGAGTACGACCTGACCTCGTTGCGGGGGCGGATGGGCGTGGTGCCGCAGGAGGCGCACCTGTTCTCGGGCACGGTCGCGGACAACGTGCGATACGGCCGCCCGTCGGCGACGGATGCCGAAGTGGAGGCCGCGGTGCGCGCGGTCGGTGCGCTGGACGGGGTTGCCGCCCTACCGCAGGGCTTCCGGCAGCCGGTGGGGGAACGGGGGCGCTCCTTGTCCGCGGGGCAGCGGCAACTGGTCGCACTGGCGCGGGCGGAACTGGTGGACCCGGACATCCTGCTACTGGACGAGGCGACGGCGGCCCTGGACCCGTCGACGGAAGCGGCCGTCCTGGCCGCCACCGACCAGATCGCCCGACGGCGGACCACCTTCGTTGTCGCCCACCGCCTCGCCACCGCGGCCAGGGCGGACCGCATCGCCGTCCTGGCACACGGCCGCATCGTCGAAACGGGTCCGCACCACGAACTGCTCACAAATTCGGGGCCTTACTCGCGCCTTTGGGAGCTGAGCAAGTAA
- a CDS encoding ABC transporter permease: MGRLIKAEFRKTLSTKSWWGLLIPAILFAFVFSLGWGFTTNDFADFLGSSDTRELTSMLGINVGEWPVGLLAMAHGINVGTLFPVIFGVFALAGEYSKKTITTTFLTAPNRGMALTAKMITYVAWGVLYGVVLVGAASLGTVLTVDSQLMPSAPQFLGVLGAGILATVLATLFGIGVGAMWNSVVGSVITLVIYLLIVENLLVIVAFGWLDVTWIGGILPNGTVNGIVGAIGAEAFGAAGVTLPGLDDELQWALQYAAGAPGAFSWWASALIFAGWTAIFFVGGWLVNQRRDIT; the protein is encoded by the coding sequence ATGGGCAGGCTGATCAAGGCGGAGTTCCGCAAGACGCTGTCCACCAAGAGCTGGTGGGGCCTGCTGATCCCGGCGATCCTGTTCGCCTTCGTCTTCTCGCTCGGCTGGGGCTTCACCACCAACGACTTCGCCGACTTCCTCGGCAGCTCGGACACCCGCGAGCTGACCAGCATGCTGGGCATCAACGTCGGCGAGTGGCCGGTCGGGCTGCTGGCGATGGCGCACGGCATCAACGTGGGCACGCTGTTCCCGGTGATCTTCGGCGTGTTCGCGCTGGCCGGGGAGTACTCGAAGAAGACGATCACCACCACCTTCCTGACCGCGCCGAACCGCGGCATGGCGCTGACCGCGAAGATGATCACCTACGTGGCCTGGGGCGTGCTGTACGGCGTGGTGCTGGTCGGCGCGGCTTCGCTGGGCACGGTGCTGACCGTGGACAGCCAGCTGATGCCGAGCGCACCGCAGTTCCTCGGCGTGCTGGGCGCGGGCATCCTGGCGACCGTGCTGGCCACCCTGTTCGGCATCGGGGTCGGCGCGATGTGGAACAGCGTGGTGGGCAGCGTCATCACCCTGGTCATCTACCTGCTGATCGTGGAGAACCTGCTGGTCATCGTGGCCTTCGGCTGGCTGGACGTGACCTGGATCGGCGGCATCCTGCCGAACGGCACGGTCAACGGCATCGTCGGCGCGATCGGGGCGGAGGCCTTCGGCGCGGCCGGGGTGACCCTGCCCGGGCTCGACGACGAGCTCCAGTGGGCGCTGCAGTACGCCGCCGGTGCGCCCGGTGCCTTCTCGTGGTGGGCCTCGGCGCTGATCTTCGCCGGCTGGACGGCGATCTTCTTCGTCGGCGGCTGGCTGGTCAACCAGCGTCGCGACATCACCTGA
- a CDS encoding TetR/AcrR family transcriptional regulator, producing MTDEGPLLDSIWLTDRRPSTSRQPGLTREQIVEAAVAVLDADGMQALSMRKLAARLDVAPMSLYWHVPTKDALLELALDAVSGEIALPPDDDHWADRLRAIAGGLREAVRAHPWTAMVYGVMLNAGPEAMRVYDAFVGALEDSPLPREEIAPAAGVLNNYIYGFIVNEMKWSQRVAAHGRTLNEVNADVTARFTEAYGDRFPRISRYLGLTDGVNPDELFEYGLARILRGIAAEDPG from the coding sequence GTGACCGATGAGGGACCGCTGCTCGACAGCATCTGGCTGACCGACCGGCGGCCGTCGACCTCTCGGCAGCCGGGGCTGACCCGCGAGCAGATCGTCGAGGCGGCCGTGGCGGTGCTCGACGCCGACGGCATGCAGGCGCTGTCGATGCGCAAGCTCGCCGCCCGGCTCGACGTGGCCCCGATGTCGCTCTACTGGCACGTGCCGACCAAGGACGCGCTGCTGGAACTGGCGTTGGACGCGGTGTCCGGGGAGATCGCGCTGCCGCCGGACGACGACCACTGGGCCGACCGCCTGCGCGCGATCGCCGGTGGGCTGCGGGAAGCCGTGCGCGCGCACCCCTGGACCGCGATGGTCTACGGCGTGATGCTGAACGCCGGCCCCGAGGCGATGCGCGTGTACGACGCCTTCGTCGGCGCGCTGGAGGACTCGCCGCTGCCGCGCGAGGAGATCGCGCCGGCGGCGGGAGTGCTGAACAACTACATCTACGGCTTCATCGTGAACGAGATGAAGTGGAGCCAGCGCGTGGCCGCGCACGGGCGGACCCTGAACGAGGTCAACGCCGACGTGACCGCCCGGTTCACCGAGGCCTACGGCGACCGGTTCCCGCGGATCTCGCGGTACCTCGGCCTCACCGACGGGGTGAACCCGGACGAGCTCTTCGAATACGGCCTCGCCCGGATCCTCCGCGGAATCGCCGCCGAGGACCCGGGCTAG
- a CDS encoding DUF6086 family protein: MSCVFEVGEETVWNPALRVGETYLALAEGLAGLVGVPTGFTAMAADFHRVDIVQFDMFTRHVFREYFRSGHELRRTMVDGVLRPSIVMLVRGGGRIEPDTEEQRLYLAEAEKLSGRMPV, from the coding sequence GTGAGCTGCGTTTTCGAAGTCGGTGAGGAAACGGTGTGGAACCCGGCGCTGCGCGTCGGCGAGACCTATCTGGCGCTGGCCGAGGGGCTGGCCGGACTGGTCGGGGTACCGACCGGATTCACCGCGATGGCGGCGGATTTTCACCGGGTGGACATTGTTCAATTCGATATGTTCACCCGGCACGTATTCCGCGAATATTTCCGGTCGGGTCACGAACTGCGCCGGACCATGGTGGACGGCGTGCTGCGGCCGTCGATCGTGATGCTGGTGCGCGGTGGTGGCCGGATCGAGCCGGACACCGAGGAGCAGCGCCTCTACTTGGCCGAGGCGGAGAAGCTGTCCGGCAGGATGCCGGTGTAG